A genomic window from Paucibacter sp. KCTC 42545 includes:
- a CDS encoding electron transfer flavoprotein-ubiquinone oxidoreductase, which translates to MTPQDILAQYGPRESMDYDVVVVGGGPGGLATAIRLKQLAAAKGSELSVVVLEKGSEPGAHILSGAVMDPRALTELLPNWQELGAPLNQPVTEDEVLFLSETGAQQTPQWLIPGCFHNHGNFVISLGAVTKWLGEQAESLGVEIFPGFTAAEVVYGEDGAVRGVATGNLGVGKDGEPTENFQLGMELLGKYTIFAEGARGHLGKQLIAKYALDAGKDPQSYALGIKELWEVPADQAQPGLVVHTAGWPMNADTYGGGFLYHLEGNKVTLGYVVGLDYKNPWLSPFEEMQRWKTHPSIRKHIEGGKRISYGARAITAGGLLSLPKTVFPGGALVGCDAGYLNASRIKGSHAAIKSGMLAAEAAFEAVTAGRQYDELSAYPAAFEQSWLHTELDQARNFKQWFKKGNRVGTLMTGIEQWLLPKLGIKSPPWTIHRPQADHLYLRPAAEMPKIDYPKPDGKLTFDRLSSVFVSNTNHEENQPAHLTLKDASVPVAINLAKYAGPESRYCPAGVYEFVKSEAGEDRLQINAQNCVHCKTCDIKDPTQNIVWVTPEGGGGPNYAGM; encoded by the coding sequence ATGACCCCACAGGACATCCTCGCCCAATACGGCCCGCGTGAATCTATGGACTATGACGTGGTCGTGGTGGGCGGCGGCCCCGGCGGCCTGGCCACCGCCATCCGGCTCAAACAACTGGCGGCTGCCAAGGGCAGCGAGCTGTCCGTCGTGGTGCTGGAAAAAGGCTCCGAGCCTGGCGCCCACATCCTCTCTGGCGCGGTGATGGATCCGCGCGCGCTGACCGAGCTGCTGCCCAATTGGCAAGAGCTGGGCGCGCCACTGAACCAGCCCGTCACTGAAGACGAAGTGCTGTTCCTCAGCGAAACCGGCGCCCAGCAAACCCCGCAGTGGCTGATTCCCGGCTGCTTCCACAATCACGGCAATTTCGTCATTTCGCTGGGCGCCGTGACCAAGTGGCTGGGCGAGCAAGCCGAGAGCCTGGGCGTGGAAATCTTCCCTGGTTTCACCGCCGCCGAAGTGGTTTACGGTGAAGACGGCGCCGTGCGCGGCGTGGCCACCGGCAATCTGGGCGTGGGCAAGGACGGCGAGCCGACCGAGAACTTCCAACTGGGCATGGAGCTGCTGGGCAAATACACCATCTTCGCCGAAGGCGCGCGCGGCCATCTGGGCAAGCAGCTGATCGCCAAGTACGCGCTCGACGCCGGCAAGGATCCGCAGAGTTATGCCCTGGGTATCAAGGAGCTGTGGGAAGTGCCCGCCGACCAAGCCCAGCCTGGCCTAGTCGTGCACACCGCCGGCTGGCCAATGAATGCCGACACCTACGGCGGCGGCTTCCTCTACCACCTGGAAGGCAATAAGGTCACGCTGGGCTATGTGGTCGGCCTCGACTACAAAAACCCCTGGCTCTCGCCTTTCGAGGAAATGCAGCGCTGGAAGACTCACCCCAGCATCCGCAAGCACATCGAAGGCGGCAAGCGCATCAGCTACGGCGCACGCGCCATCACGGCCGGCGGCTTGCTGAGCCTGCCCAAGACCGTGTTCCCGGGTGGTGCACTCGTGGGCTGCGACGCCGGCTATCTGAACGCCTCGCGCATCAAGGGCAGCCACGCCGCGATCAAGAGCGGCATGCTGGCCGCTGAAGCCGCGTTCGAGGCGGTGACGGCGGGCCGTCAATACGACGAACTCAGCGCCTACCCGGCCGCGTTTGAGCAGAGCTGGTTGCACACCGAGCTGGATCAGGCGCGCAACTTCAAGCAATGGTTCAAGAAGGGCAACCGGGTCGGCACTTTGATGACCGGCATCGAGCAGTGGCTGCTGCCCAAGCTGGGCATCAAGAGCCCACCGTGGACCATCCACCGCCCGCAAGCCGATCATCTCTACCTGCGCCCCGCAGCCGAGATGCCCAAAATCGACTATCCCAAGCCGGATGGCAAGCTGACGTTCGATCGCCTCTCTTCGGTCTTCGTCTCGAACACCAACCACGAAGAGAACCAGCCTGCCCACCTGACGCTGAAAGACGCCTCGGTTCCGGTGGCGATCAATCTGGCCAAGTACGCCGGCCCCGAGAGCCGCTACTGCCCCGCCGGTGTGTACGAGTTCGTGAAATCTGAAGCCGGTGAAGACCGCCTGCAAATCAATGCGCAGAACTGCGTGCATTGCAAGACTTGCGACATCAAGGACCCGACGCAGAACATCGTTTGGGTCACACCCGAAGGCGGCGGCGGGCCGAACTACGCGGGCATGTAA
- a CDS encoding GNAT family N-acetyltransferase, whose product MMSATEQTQAATAVAALTMTHVRHLQLQACILEGCHVRLLPMSLEHVDALAEVGLVPALWTWVPTLMRDRADMQQYVELALQEQAKGTALPFVIQDVQSQAIIGSTRFGSISAKDRRLEIGWTWVAPSHQRSGANTEAKTLLLTHAFEVLDALRVELKTDFLNAKSRAAIARIGATQEGVFRSHVICPDGRVRDTVYFSIIRSEWPQVKARLAGMLR is encoded by the coding sequence ATGATGAGCGCCACCGAGCAAACCCAAGCCGCCACCGCCGTTGCGGCCCTGACCATGACCCATGTGCGGCACTTGCAGTTGCAGGCCTGCATCCTGGAGGGGTGCCATGTGCGCTTGCTGCCGATGAGCCTGGAGCATGTGGATGCCCTGGCCGAAGTCGGCCTGGTGCCGGCGCTATGGACCTGGGTGCCGACCTTGATGCGTGACCGCGCTGATATGCAGCAGTATGTGGAGCTGGCCTTGCAAGAGCAGGCCAAAGGCACGGCCTTGCCTTTTGTGATTCAGGATGTGCAGAGCCAGGCCATCATCGGCAGCACCCGCTTTGGCAGCATTTCGGCCAAGGACCGGCGCTTGGAAATCGGCTGGACCTGGGTGGCCCCCTCACATCAGCGCAGCGGCGCCAACACCGAGGCCAAGACCTTGCTGCTGACCCATGCCTTCGAGGTCTTGGATGCCTTGCGGGTGGAGCTGAAGACGGACTTCCTCAACGCCAAGTCACGCGCCGCGATCGCGCGCATTGGTGCCACGCAAGAGGGCGTGTTCCGCAGCCATGTGATCTGCCCGGACGGGCGCGTGCGCGACACGGTCTACTTTTCCATCATCCGCAGCGAATGGCCGCAGGTGAAGGCGCGGCTGGCTGGGATGCTGCGTTAA
- a CDS encoding YceH family protein, with the protein MTLRTLSALEARVLAVLVEKESTVPDSYPLSLNALTLGCNQKTARDPVMAASEADVLEALEELKSMHLVSSVSGNRVVRFEHNGARGLAVPGAALALLTLLMLRGPQTAAELRQNTERLHRFADVSSVEGFLDELAERTPPLAIKLARAPGAREPRWAHLLCGEVSQPEPSQAGSAHVARDEEMAFLRAEQQRMNAELVQLKALVHRMAGELGLSPD; encoded by the coding sequence ATGACGCTTCGTACTTTGAGCGCGCTGGAGGCGCGCGTCCTGGCCGTGTTGGTGGAAAAGGAATCCACCGTACCTGACAGCTACCCGCTGTCCCTCAATGCCCTGACCTTGGGTTGCAACCAGAAAACCGCGCGCGATCCGGTGATGGCCGCCAGCGAGGCCGATGTGCTGGAGGCGCTGGAAGAACTCAAGTCCATGCACTTGGTCAGTTCCGTAAGCGGCAACCGCGTGGTGCGCTTCGAGCACAACGGCGCGCGCGGCCTGGCGGTGCCCGGCGCGGCCCTGGCCTTGCTGACCTTGCTGATGTTGCGCGGCCCGCAAACCGCGGCCGAGTTGCGCCAGAACACCGAACGCCTGCATCGCTTTGCCGATGTGTCTTCGGTGGAAGGTTTTCTGGACGAGTTGGCCGAGCGCACGCCGCCTCTGGCCATCAAGCTGGCGCGCGCGCCGGGTGCCCGAGAGCCCCGCTGGGCGCATTTGCTCTGCGGCGAGGTCAGCCAGCCTGAGCCTAGCCAAGCCGGGTCAGCGCATGTCGCGCGTGACGAAGAAATGGCGTTCTTGCGCGCCGAGCAGCAGCGCATGAATGCGGAGTTAGTTCAACTCAAGGCGCTGGTGCACCGCATGGCTGGGGAGTTAGGGCTGAGCCCGGATTGA
- a CDS encoding TonB-dependent receptor encodes MKNKRRQELETGACRKRPLLRSTLQAALLAIISLPAAAQESADAKKLERVEITGSAIKRIDSEGSLPVQVITRADMVKAGITTAAELVATLSAGSNALTDGVSMAFGGYKDQQGLNSANLRGLGTSSTLVLLNGRRMANFASPGDDSGVDLNSIPAAAIQRVEVLLDGASAIYGADAIGGVVNFITRKDYQGFEAEVYAGTSQEGGAGKRTVSLSGGFGDIARDRFNVFGVLDVQHTDALSTSQRKFINDLKIPERLPHLLSSYGFPGNIRISRDQRDYLESQNFQINGTPISSRTINLSAPKCQPPHTLYLPDGVGGTDGCTFDYMRDVELYPKTDKADFLGRAVLQLGDKHQLFAEVSLTQAKSFYTGTSNRIAAELDVAMIPALAATGLGDALPDDRSITVRTRLLDAGRRTSEVTSTGKRFVLGLTGNVAGWDYDMAYNHSVNKVAERDVAGYLLYDKTMAAFADGTINPFGAQSAAGLKFLQNNQLNQEVRNASGTMDAFDIKGSGVVGKTAGGDIAMAVGAEFRREASKSAASDLLISDNIVGDPSPGDSQFTDHSRKVWAVYAELIVPLSKQLELQAAVRHDHYDVVGGTTNPKLSLRYTPMKEVVLRASAGTGFRAPSLNDMYRPTKVSETSVLPDPVCMAENANDLAFCADNWTTRTYSNPKLKPEKSKQFSFGVVVEPHPLIGLGLDYWNIEKSDLISTIGDDVILANLDKYGSLVHRLNMDEGLKGCDYDASDSTICFIELRKENRGKQRASGLDFTVDVRSHATSLGKFGAKLVGSLTLKSERQTGVGDGFISNLGQFVTDGVVQRWKHRLSVDWAHGPWSMTLSNNYSSGYTDQNSAIDTNSGTVVGANKVKAYSLWDLSAAWDVSKAITLRAGVKNLFDTAPPYSNQAYFFISGYDPSYTDPRGRFGYLSAKYSF; translated from the coding sequence ATGAAAAACAAACGCCGCCAAGAACTTGAGACCGGTGCTTGCCGCAAGCGCCCTCTTTTGCGCAGCACGCTACAAGCCGCCCTGCTCGCCATCATCAGCCTGCCGGCCGCCGCCCAAGAAAGCGCGGACGCCAAGAAGCTGGAGCGGGTGGAGATCACCGGCTCGGCCATCAAACGCATCGATTCCGAAGGCTCTTTGCCGGTGCAGGTGATCACCCGCGCCGACATGGTCAAGGCCGGCATCACCACCGCCGCCGAACTGGTGGCCACACTCAGCGCCGGCAGCAATGCGCTGACTGACGGCGTTAGCATGGCTTTCGGTGGCTACAAAGATCAGCAAGGCCTCAATTCGGCCAATCTGCGCGGCCTGGGTACCTCCTCCACCCTGGTGCTGCTCAATGGCCGGCGCATGGCCAATTTCGCCTCGCCGGGTGACGACTCCGGCGTGGACCTCAACAGCATCCCGGCCGCGGCCATCCAGCGTGTGGAAGTGCTGCTGGACGGCGCCTCGGCCATCTACGGTGCCGACGCGATTGGCGGCGTCGTCAACTTCATCACCCGCAAAGACTACCAAGGCTTTGAAGCCGAGGTCTATGCCGGCACCAGCCAAGAAGGCGGCGCGGGCAAGCGCACCGTTTCGCTGTCCGGTGGCTTTGGCGACATTGCGCGTGACCGTTTCAATGTCTTTGGCGTGCTGGATGTGCAGCACACCGACGCGCTCTCCACCTCGCAGCGCAAATTCATCAACGATTTGAAGATCCCGGAGCGGCTACCCCATTTGCTGTCCTCGTACGGCTTCCCCGGCAATATCCGTATCAGCAGAGACCAGCGAGACTACCTGGAAAGTCAGAACTTCCAGATCAACGGCACGCCGATCAGCAGCCGCACCATCAACCTGAGCGCGCCCAAGTGCCAGCCACCGCACACGCTTTACCTGCCCGACGGCGTCGGTGGCACCGATGGCTGCACTTTCGACTACATGCGCGATGTGGAGCTTTACCCCAAGACCGACAAGGCCGATTTCCTTGGCCGCGCCGTGCTGCAGCTAGGCGACAAGCACCAGCTATTTGCCGAAGTCTCGCTGACCCAAGCCAAGAGCTTCTACACCGGCACCTCCAACCGCATTGCCGCTGAATTGGATGTCGCAATGATTCCCGCCCTGGCCGCCACCGGCCTCGGCGACGCCCTGCCGGATGACCGCAGCATCACCGTGCGAACCCGTTTGCTCGATGCCGGCCGCCGCACCAGCGAGGTCACCAGCACCGGCAAGCGCTTTGTGCTGGGCCTGACCGGCAATGTGGCCGGTTGGGACTACGACATGGCCTACAACCACAGCGTCAACAAGGTGGCGGAGCGCGATGTGGCCGGCTACCTGCTGTACGACAAGACCATGGCCGCTTTTGCCGACGGCACCATCAACCCCTTCGGCGCCCAATCCGCCGCTGGCCTCAAATTTCTGCAGAACAATCAGCTGAACCAGGAAGTTCGCAATGCCAGCGGCACCATGGATGCCTTTGATATCAAGGGCAGCGGCGTGGTGGGCAAGACGGCCGGAGGCGACATCGCCATGGCCGTGGGCGCGGAGTTCCGGCGCGAGGCCAGCAAGTCGGCCGCGTCCGATCTGCTGATTTCCGACAACATCGTCGGCGACCCTTCGCCAGGGGATTCGCAATTCACCGATCACTCGCGCAAGGTCTGGGCGGTGTATGCCGAGCTGATCGTGCCCCTGAGCAAGCAGCTTGAGTTGCAAGCCGCCGTGCGCCACGACCACTACGACGTGGTGGGCGGCACCACCAACCCCAAGCTGAGCCTGCGCTACACGCCGATGAAGGAAGTGGTGCTGCGCGCCTCGGCCGGCACGGGCTTCCGCGCCCCCTCGTTGAACGATATGTACCGCCCCACCAAGGTGAGCGAAACCTCGGTACTGCCCGACCCGGTCTGCATGGCCGAGAACGCCAATGACCTGGCTTTTTGCGCTGACAACTGGACGACCCGTACCTATTCCAACCCGAAGCTGAAGCCCGAGAAGTCCAAGCAGTTCTCCTTCGGCGTGGTGGTCGAGCCGCATCCGCTGATCGGCCTGGGTCTGGATTACTGGAACATCGAGAAAAGCGATTTGATCAGCACCATCGGTGACGATGTCATCCTGGCCAATCTCGATAAATACGGCAGCCTGGTGCACCGCCTCAATATGGACGAAGGCCTCAAGGGCTGCGACTATGACGCCAGCGATTCGACCATTTGCTTCATCGAATTGCGCAAAGAAAACCGCGGCAAACAGCGCGCCTCCGGCCTGGACTTCACGGTGGATGTGCGCTCGCACGCCACGTCTTTGGGCAAGTTCGGCGCCAAGCTGGTGGGCTCTTTGACGCTCAAGTCTGAGCGGCAAACCGGCGTTGGCGATGGCTTCATCAGCAATCTGGGCCAGTTCGTCACCGACGGTGTGGTGCAGCGCTGGAAGCACCGCCTGAGCGTGGACTGGGCCCATGGCCCGTGGAGCATGACGCTGAGCAATAACTACTCCAGCGGCTACACCGACCAGAACTCCGCCATCGACACCAACTCGGGCACGGTGGTCGGCGCCAACAAGGTCAAGGCTTACTCTTTGTGGGATCTGTCGGCGGCCTGGGATGTCAGCAAGGCCATCACCCTGCGCGCCGGTGTGAAAAACCTGTTCGACACGGCCCCGCCCTATTCCAACCAGGCCTACTTCTTCATCTCCGGCTACGACCCCAGCTACACCGACCCGCGTGGGCGCTTTGGTTACTTGAGCGCGAAGTACAGCTTCTGA
- a CDS encoding SDR family oxidoreductase: MSYSIDLSGRVALITGASSGLGAQFAKTLAQAGACVVLAGRRTERLKTLRSEIEGAGGDAHVVHLDVTDLDSIKSAVAHAETEVGTLDILINNSGVSRTQPLLDVGPDDYDFVMDTNVRGAFFVAQEVGKRMLGRARGSAPGTFIGGRIVNIASMAGLRVLSQIGVYSMSKAAVIHMTRAMALEWGKYGINVNAICPGYIDTEINHHHWGTEQGKKLMELLPRKRVGQPRDLDTSLLMLCANESHFINGAVIQADDGFGV, from the coding sequence ATGAGCTACAGCATTGACTTGTCAGGCCGGGTGGCTTTGATCACCGGCGCCTCCAGCGGCTTGGGCGCGCAGTTCGCCAAGACCTTGGCGCAGGCCGGTGCCTGTGTGGTGTTGGCTGGCCGCCGCACCGAGCGGCTTAAAACCCTGCGCAGTGAGATCGAAGGCGCGGGCGGGGATGCCCATGTGGTGCATCTGGATGTGACCGATCTGGACAGCATCAAGTCGGCGGTGGCGCATGCCGAGACCGAGGTGGGTACGCTCGACATCCTGATCAATAACTCCGGCGTCAGCCGCACCCAGCCGCTGCTGGATGTGGGGCCGGACGATTACGATTTTGTGATGGACACCAATGTGCGCGGCGCCTTCTTCGTTGCGCAAGAGGTGGGCAAGCGCATGTTGGGCCGGGCGCGTGGCTCGGCGCCGGGCACCTTTATTGGTGGGCGCATCGTCAATATCGCCTCGATGGCGGGGCTGCGGGTGTTGAGCCAGATTGGCGTGTATTCGATGAGCAAGGCCGCCGTCATTCACATGACCCGCGCCATGGCCTTGGAGTGGGGTAAGTACGGCATCAACGTCAATGCCATCTGCCCAGGCTATATCGATACCGAGATCAATCACCACCATTGGGGCACCGAGCAAGGCAAGAAGCTGATGGAGCTGCTGCCCCGCAAGCGAGTGGGGCAGCCGCGTGATCTGGACACCAGCTTGTTGATGTTGTGCGCCAATGAGAGCCACTTCATCAACGGCGCTGTGATTCAGGCCGATGACGGATTTGGTGTTTGA